The Desulfonatronospira thiodismutans ASO3-1 DNA segment CCCCGGGCCTGGCGGTTCTGCCAGGCAGGCCTAAATACCCGCACCTGTGACCATTATTACTATGAACAGCAGTACCAACGACGAGCACGTAAGGCCTCACACTCTTGACCAGTTTGTAGGCCAGGAGGATGTACGCTCCAACCTCAAGGTCTACCTCGGAGCTGCCCTGGAAAGAGGGCTGCATCTGGATCACACCCTGCTTTACGGCAACCCCGGACTGGGCAAGACCACCATGGCCAGGATTCTGGCCGGAGAACTGGGGGTGAATATTGTCTGCACCACCGGACCGGTTCTGGAGAGAAGCGCTGATCTGGCTGCCATTCTGACCAACCTGAGCAGAAATGATGTCCTGTTCATCGATGAAATACACCGCATGCCGGCCACAGTAGAAGAAATTCTCTACCCTGCCCTGGAGGATTTCAAGCTGGATCTTATCCTGGGTCAGGGACCCGGGGCCAGGACGGTAAAGATCGACCTGGAACCATTCACCCTGGTGGGGGCGACCACCAGGATCGGGCTTTTAACCTCCCCCCTGCGGGACCGCTTCGGGGTCATCTGCAGGCTGGACTTTTATGCCCCTGAGGAACTGGCCACCATAGTGGAACGCTCCGCAAGGATCCTTGGAATCAACATAACCTCTGACGGTGCCCTGGAAATCGGCAGACGTTCCAGGGGCACCCCGCGAATAGCCAACCGCCTGCTTCGAAGGGTGCATGATTTTGCAGTGGTGGGCAGGCAGGAGGTCATCGACTCTCAGGTGGCATCCAGGGCACTCAAGCGCATGGATGTTGATCCCCTGGGCCTGGACCAGATGGATCGCAAGATCCTGGACTGCATCATCCGCCAATTCGCAGGCGGTCCTGTGGGAGTCAAGACAGTAGCTGTGGCCTGTTCAGAAGAAGTCCGCACCCTGGAAGACATTTACGAACCGTATCTCATCCAGTGCGGATTTTTAAAACGCACCCCCAGGGGCAGAGTGGCCACTCCCAGGGCATACGAACACCTCAACCTACCGGTTTGAAGAAAAAAAGCCCTGCTACAACACTTAGAAGTAACCATTCAGGGGGGTAGGTACCGGCCAGGGGGACAGTCCCCTGGCCTAATGCCATGAGTAACCACCGAGGACCCCCTGAATGGTTACACTTAGAAAATGGGTTGCTTGTTAAGTCAGGGAAAGGCACAATAAATGCCTTTGCTCCCTGCCCTGTCTCCATCTCTTCCCACTCCCATACTCCCACACACCCATACTCCCATACGTTCTTCCCCATGCCCCATGCCCTATGCCCCTACCACATCCGGATCCGACCCGAAGCCCAGGACTCTAACGCCTGCATCCAGTCGCGCATGAATGTGCTCAGGACCTCACCCTGGGCGGCCATATCCGCCACTTCCAGGTAGGATACCAGGCGCACGGCTACCACCAGCAAAAAGACCCCCGGACAGACAATAATGGCCGCTTTGTTGCGCAGGGGATGTGCACTGCGGGCTATCCGCAGCAGAAGCAGAACCGCAAGTACCAGAAAAATTACAAACAGGGCTCCGGGCATTATCAGGTGATCCGGCATGAACACCTCCCTGCCGGCAAAATACAACCAGATGCAGGTCAATGGGGAAACGACCGCAAAAAAGATCCCGCACCTGGATACATATCCCAGGACAAAGCGGTAATAATCCCTGCCGAAGTCATCCAGGTTGCGCCGGTATAAAAGGTATAAAAGACCCGCTGCTGATCCTGCGGCAATGGAAAGCAGGTACACCTGGACCAGGACTGGCCAGAACATGGAATCCGCCTGGGGATATACCGGGGACAGGGGGTCAAGCTCCCTCCACACGGCCCATAAAAGAATTCCGGCAAAGAGCATGCAGGCTGTCCCCCCAACAGAGCCCACCAGCAGATGCAGCCACTTGACGCGAGCCAGCCAGTTCCAGCACAGGGTGAAAAAACCGAAAAAAACCAGGGCCACAAAGCAGATATATAAACCCGACTCCCAGAAAACATGGTGCTCCAGCCACATATCCGCTTCAGGCCCGTAGTAATAGCTGGCCCCAAGAAGCCCGGCACAGGCCAGGGACGTGGATATAATAAAAAGAAGCCCCAGTCTGGCTATCTGCCTGGCCATCTTGAACATGAAAACCTTCTTCCGCGCTATTCCACTCAGGTATCCAAGCAGAGACAGAACAGGCACCCCGGTAAAACAAGCCAGGTTAAAAAAAAGCGCTGCTGCAGGAAGAATATCGTTTATGGATATGAAAATTTGCATGAAAATTCTCCAGTAAAATGCATTGCACGGTCAATAGCGTTCAACCGGGCGGATTTTGCCCCAAAAGTACTTTACTGGCAAGGATATAAATCCGGGCCTTTAAACTCCTTGAAAAACCCGGGTGGTTGAAGTAACCTGTAAATTACATATCCTGAAACTTAAAACTGCAATCAGGAGAAAGAAATGACCTTCAGACTGCTGCTGCTTTTTCCTGCCCTGTTGCTGGTGGCGGGGTGCTCATCAGCCAAGCGCTACCCCCCGGAGGAAATGCATGATATCAGTGACAG contains these protein-coding regions:
- the ruvB gene encoding Holliday junction branch migration DNA helicase RuvB, coding for MNSSTNDEHVRPHTLDQFVGQEDVRSNLKVYLGAALERGLHLDHTLLYGNPGLGKTTMARILAGELGVNIVCTTGPVLERSADLAAILTNLSRNDVLFIDEIHRMPATVEEILYPALEDFKLDLILGQGPGARTVKIDLEPFTLVGATTRIGLLTSPLRDRFGVICRLDFYAPEELATIVERSARILGINITSDGALEIGRRSRGTPRIANRLLRRVHDFAVVGRQEVIDSQVASRALKRMDVDPLGLDQMDRKILDCIIRQFAGGPVGVKTVAVACSEEVRTLEDIYEPYLIQCGFLKRTPRGRVATPRAYEHLNLPV